The sequence CCAATTTTAGAAATAATCGAGAAATGACAAGATAAAGATTAAACAAAAAGAGATTAACAATGATATTGGATTATCAATTGTTAATCTCTTTATATATTCTTGAAAGTTAGATTATGACCTTAAGGAAATGAATTTTTAAGAATCAACTCTACCGGCTCTAGTAATAATATGGAAATGGAAAAATAAATGGAAATGCAAACACTGTAAATGGGTAGCGCCTGCGGAGGAATCTACGGTATCTTCTTCTTCTTCCATAACCACCATAACCGTAAAGTCTTTCATCACCATCCACATCTTCGGGGACTAACATTGTCACACCATCATCATCGACATCCTCAATGATCCCTTCAACTTGAGTTCCATCGGCCATTTGTCCAATAACATGATAATTCATATACTGCCAACATTTGTTTTGCATGTCATTAGGATTAAATCCCGGTTGATCTCCTGAATTTGGTGGAAAATGATTATTCATATGGATCCCTCCCTTTACAAATTATGTTTTGCAAAGGAGAATATTCCCAGAAATAGGGGAGGATGAAATATAAAACGAATCCTTAAAAATCAGTTTAATGCAATTGTGGCTCTATATGAATATGGGAATGATTGATTTGATGGGTTTCAGACAGGCGTTCCTCCACATGCTCAGCAATTTGGTGCCCCTCAATCACTGTTAACGTTGGTTCAACAAAGATGGTGGCATCGACAATCGGCTGGTTTCCATGTAATCGGGCTTTAATGTCCTTTACCAATTTTACACCTGGTGTTGAACGAATAGTTTCCTCAATATCCTTTAACTTTTCAACTTCAAATGCATCGGTTAAATCAAGAGCCGCATCTCTAAAAATTCCCCACGCTGTTTTACAAATCATAAAACCTACAATAAAGGCAGCTAATGGGTCTAACCAGCCAATTCCAAAATAAGCCCCGATAATTCCAATCATGGCGCCAATACTAACTAGAGCGTCTGAACGATTATCTTGGGCAGCAGAATAAAGAGACTTACTGTTAATTTTTCTAGCTAACTTTACGTTAAAAAGGTAGACCCCATACATAAAGAGCGCTGAAAATAGAGCAACAAATGCAGTGATAATACTTGGACTTGTCTCGCTTGGATTTAATACAGATTGTACGGAACCAATAATCACTTGAATACCTACAGAGATCATAATAAAAGCAGCCACAAGTGATGCAATTGTTTCTGCCCTCGAATGACCATAACGGTGATTTTCATCAGGCGGCTTTTGTGAAATTTTTAGTCCAATCAAAACAGCCACTGAGGCAATAATATCGGTTAAATTATTTAATCCGTCTGCGCGTAATGCTTCAGAATTTCCTATGTAACTTACGAAAATCTTAACTCCTGATAAAATAATATAAGCTGATATACTTAGCCAAGCACCACGTTCGGCTTTTTTATATTGGGAGTTGTTCATATGTCCCTCCTAGATGCTTAACAATCTTTCACTTCCTTATTATTTATTGCGAAAATG is a genomic window of Niallia sp. XMNu-256 containing:
- a CDS encoding cation diffusion facilitator family transporter produces the protein MNNSQYKKAERGAWLSISAYIILSGVKIFVSYIGNSEALRADGLNNLTDIIASVAVLIGLKISQKPPDENHRYGHSRAETIASLVAAFIMISVGIQVIIGSVQSVLNPSETSPSIITAFVALFSALFMYGVYLFNVKLARKINSKSLYSAAQDNRSDALVSIGAMIGIIGAYFGIGWLDPLAAFIVGFMICKTAWGIFRDAALDLTDAFEVEKLKDIEETIRSTPGVKLVKDIKARLHGNQPIVDATIFVEPTLTVIEGHQIAEHVEERLSETHQINHSHIHIEPQLH